AAAAatacttttatattttctttaaagTCATGGACAAAACCTTGAAAGTGTATTGGTTTTCCATCCAcatcaaaaagaaaaacaaaagaaaataatcaaaataccAATTGATTGAAATAGTAATGGTTTTGCTTATATAGAAAAGAAGATATAAATTTTGAGCATCAAAAAACGTATCAATTAAAAGGATCTTATCTTAAATCATTAACAAATATTAATCTCAAATCCAATGTAATTCAAGGAAAGTTAAGTGATAAAGGGAGAGGAGAGGGTTGCCTTACAGCAATAATTGAGTAGGAATCCTGGTTACAAGAGATTTGAAATCATGGGCAGTCAACCATGGGATCGCTACTTCTATTCGCTCTTTACAAAGTACTTTTCTAAGCAGAGCCATCTTATTTACACCTGTAATGTACTAATTCTAGATACTATTCAATACATTATAATGTTAAAAAGTGTAGTACTACtgagaaaaaaaattacaatgatgaatattaaataattttatattctatATTTATAGGTAAGTGCTTCCTGAAAGTAGTTATTGGATGTAATATAAAAATGTGTACGTTGGATGTAATCAAGGTACATATTTTATCTATAAATATTgataaatatatcatgaatgtttTTATATTAGTATTATGAGACTATAATTTAAGTCTGGTAAAATCGTGCAATTTtagatgaattttttttttttttaatttgtgtaAGTTAGTCTATATCATGGATGTCCATGTATTAGTGTTACGGGACCAAAACTTAAATCTGGCAAAATCATGTgactttaaataatttatttgcttCAAATTAACCTAGGTCAACTTTACAAAAGGGCTTGAATTTGAATAGAACAGCCGCAACAAAAGAATAGGACATGAAGAGTTTAAGTGAATGTTGTTAATAGTATTATTTAACTCAATAATGAAATGAATACAAATGAAAGAGAAGGCATTATTTATAGTCGAGTTATCCTAGATCCAGCGATACAGATCGAATTACATTAATGACTGAGATTAATCTCCATCTGCAATAAGAGGGTTCTAAAGCATTtaaactttatatatttttatcctctatgatttataataattattttggtaaaaatacaattgatcgaattgtttatattttaattaagataCAAGTAGATGGTATTGAGTTTCTTCCAAGTAACGGGTTAGTTATGTCGAGTCGAATTACCCCAAAGGAACAAGAAAGGTCTGAAATGTGCACATCCGTTGTAAGCTCCTTTGCGCGGCCCGTGACATTAGAAGTCAGATTCCATTTTGTCTCATTTActcaaaaaatgagtaaattaatctCTTTGCAATGATGAAAAAACAATTGATCATTTATGTTAAAAACTTCATCTTTTCCAACCGTTAAAAAATGATTTATATATGTCAACACGAAGTACGCGCGACACAGCATGTGATTTACTATATTATTATTTCGTCAACCACgacaatttttaatataaatgaccaatttatttttgatttaatGTATAGAGATTATTTTTCCCATTTATTGAGTAGATGAGACAAAATACAATATAATTCCTAGTTAAGGTTTGCATGATATTTTTACTTACaaaatgttatttattttaaaatatgaaatattaataataaaatgattctcaattatttttaaaaataaaaataaaatataaaattcaacctgttaaattacttaattttaattttaatactttaaataaattaataaatttaacttaTACGTAATCTCTTTAAAGTTACCTATAGAAAATATGCATATGTTTGTAAACTATTTGTATGAAAATAGATGTAAACAAAATTTACATTTAATAAACTATTTAATAATCACTCAATTTTAGGGTTTATCACCCAAAAGAATTCATGTACAGCTtaatcaattcatataaatgttaacttatttcaatcaattaataaagaatttatgattttttctaatttattgCTAATAAAATCATtactaatataatattaattaaaaaacacTTCTaatcaattcatataaatattgGTTTATTCCAACTTTAAAtagaatattaataataaaaagttaattattatttttaaactttgACTTCTTTTAATTCCTTGCTTTAATGATCATTGAAAATTAAAAGTTAGAAATGACGAACCATTACagtaataaaatagaaaaatttaacATCAGTTTAATAGGAAGGAGTGTAAAAGTTATTATTAACCGttttaattaaaaacattctcacaatttttatttgaaaattcaataattaaattattaattgttCAATTTACCGTATTATTAGATTTTACATTTTCGTCCAATTATTATGTAATATCCAAGCGTATTTGTTTTTGTGAATTTTGTCATTTTGATATCTTTATTGTATTAATCTTGCtttcattttatgttttatgagaGTTAATTATAGTTGACATCTCTAAATtatgatatttattttaaattaatttttaaatattttaattatatttttaattatcgatgttatattaattaagtattttaattattaagattATTAATTTAATTGTTGAATATCATATCGAATTTTAtatgatataatttaaaataaaaagttaaaaagaagAATAAAATATTATCACATAACTTTtaaaaagtgaaaattaaaaattaaaattaaaaaaagaaagaaagaaaggaagagaGTGAACTGACAAAGTTTCTATAAAAccttcaaaaatatcaaaattaagatatttacaaatttaataatGGAAAGACATAATAATTTAGAAAtgcaattaaaatatttaaagtttgaggattaattaaaaaattataatttgaggATGTTGAATACAGTTAACTCATGTTATGAAGTTACAGcaacttttaataaattttaacaaaaatagcTAACTTAAAAATAATGCTTAGATTTATAgggaattaattttatttttatattttcaatttaaattaaaGGGAGCTATTTTCTCTGTCTCTTACAAGATTGCCCTTTTCATTCAAATCAGGCCgcccttttatttaaaaaaaaaaaaaaaaggaaaaagttttCAGGCCCCTCTCTCTTGCAAATGGAGCGCGAAACTGAGCAATCTCCAAAGACGAAAATGGAGTCTCTGAGAACGATCTGTGACAGAGAGTTTTCGATCCAACAGCAGAAGATAGATTCTTTTACGGCATCGTTTCCTTCTTCTCTTAATTCCATCAAGTCCCTAGCGCTTGATACTGCTCAAAATCATGGTCAGCAACCTCacttcctttaattttagggttcCTACTCACTTTCTCTTTGACATATATGAGTGGAATTATGGTTCTGAAAAAGGACTAGGGTTTTGAATCTTGATAGTGAATTTCCGGGATTTTCTTGTTATTCTATATTTTTTACAGCCAAACTTGCAAAAATGAAAGCCAATTTAAGAGAAGCCGAAGATGAGCTTGTCAAGGTTTTAGCTGGTATTTGCTCCCTCTGTTTTGAactttgccttttttttttttttggtttggaTATATATCAATTTGTTATGAATTGGAAAGCACAGtgagtttttaatgttcttttataATGCTGCTTTATAGCGAAGACCCGTAAAGAGGCGAAGCAGATGGCAACGAGGGATTCAATCTCTGCTGTAAAAGCTAGAGTAGAAGAACTTAAAAGAACTGTTCAAGTTCAAAGGAGTAGGAGGGAAGAGTATGGAGCAATTATATCTCGGCAATCTCTAGGTAGTTATACACACTTAACAATGGGCTGTACTTATGGTTCATGTATGGCTCGAGTTGATGTATCTGGTGTTCACCTACCATGGTTTTGCATTTTTTTTGCcatctaaaatttaaattatagagATTTTGGTAATGCACATTTTCATTGTTGTTTTTCCAGTGGTTACATGGGATTAGAGCTTTGAGAATGTTATTGGGGTGAGTTTTTATATAACGGATTATGCATTTCACGCATTGCGTGCTGATGAAGGGAGTTAAGCTGCTATGGATATATTCCCATGCCAAATGTATTGCTAAGTCTCCATTCCTTGGTGGATTTACTTATTTTCATTTCCTTAAAGATGTTTGTACCTGCACATTTGTACTGTCTATATGCATCTGTTTGCTATTTCCCATGCCATTTAGTGTGTAATTTGAATCTGTACTACCTATGGTTGGCAAGGAATTGTTAAGGTACCAGGGGGTCTGCTTAAGCAGTTATTTTGGATCACCATGCACCTTGAATGCTCCAATTAGCCTGCTCCAAGCAAGAGAGTAACAGGAAAACTTATTCTTCGGGCCTAGTTTGCTGGAATATATGCTTATATCATGTTTTCTTCTATTTCCTGAACAATGTTTGCTTTGTTATTTACTGTTTtccttttaataatttcatataaaTTTGTTAATTATTTTCAGAATTCTGTGGTTTCATTCTTTTTTCTCTGTTTGGTGTTATCCATAGCTTTGTCAAAAACTGAAGAGGATGCAGAAcatgaaatagaggaaaatggaGGAATTCAAGAAGCTATTTCATGGTATAATCGGGTTCTTGGTTTTCAGATTGAAGGTGGTCATGGTAAGTGAGATAATTAGGTTGCATGGCATTTTGATCCCCCTTCTTGCCCCCGCTATTTTCTTACTGGCTCTTTTGTTTATCCAGGGGTGAAGTTTACATTCAATGATATTAACATAAAAAATCCAAAGGAAGAATATTCTTTTACCATTCGTCATGCAAATGATGCCTACTCCTGTAAGTAATTTTGTCCTTTTGTGTTAGCTATATTCTGAAATGGTACGTGTTCTAACATGTTTATTTTCTTCCTCATGATCTCAAGTATTGGATTGCAACCCAAACTTGAATGGCATTAAAGACTTGATTAATGAGTTGAACAGAACAAATGACTTATTTGGCTTTGTTAGAACCATCAGAGAAAAGTTTCAAGAAGCAGCAGCACTTGGTATGATTCATTGTATTCTTTTCACCCTGCATGTTTGATGCTTAAATTTTACCCTGCAGTTTCAAGGATATGATTCTGTTTGTTGAGACCTTTTCTGTCACCGCTTGTAATTTAAGAAGCTATTTTTCATATTCTTACCATGTGTTTCCTCTAATATAAGTTTGTAATCATTTTTCTTAATAAAATTATTCCATCACTTATGACTCATCAGGATTGCAGCCCCAGTCCACAACTTTTCATCAGGACTGTTCCACAATCTCTTTGTCGGGTCCAGCTTTATCTGTTTCGAGTAATAGAAGTGAATCTTCTGCCAAGAAAAATGAGCATCACATTCCACTTCAAGATGCAAATAGGCAATTTAAGAAATTCAGCCATGGAAGTAAATCTCCAGCCAAGGTAAATGAAAATCAACATATTGATGGAGAACTCAATAGAAATCCCAAGGAAGTAGTCAAATCAGATATTCTATCACCAGGTCGTTGGTCCACTCGGCTTAAAGAAGTAGCCAAATCAGACATCTTATCACCAGTTGTTCATCGGTCCCCTCGGCTTAAGAAAGTAGCAAAGCCAGATCTTTTATCACCAGTTGTTCGTCAGTCCCCTCGGCTTAAGGTATTATATCCCAATACACATGTTCTCTGCCTGTCTTAGCCTGTATACAGAAAGTAGCACATATCCTTATACCTGTATGCCTTCTCTTAGAATGTTGGTGTTGTTTTCTTTGAAGAATTCAACTGATATCTGGTGGTAGTAGCTAAAAAGAAAGGGATGGAATTTGAGACTTGAGTTGTTAAGGTTGGCCTGGCTCATTTCCTAGCCTTGCAAATAATCTGCTAGCATATCTACAAGATTCTCATACTTGATGGTTCAAAGTGTGACTTACATATTGTTTTCCCGGAACTCTCGGAATAATATGTTTACCCCTTGGTTTGCTTCATTTTCTAAGTTGGGGATgcatatttatttctagaatGATGTGAGTTCCCTTTTGTAATACTCTAACCCTCTCTTTCCTTCTTTAGGCAAGGAGCAGGTTCATGAATTATCTAGAATAGGTATTTGTACCATAACCTTAGGATCTCAAgacaaggcatttgtgcgtgtgATGAACTTGTATGGCTTGTATATTATGTGTTATTGTTTCAATTTTCAACTACATGTAAAAGCAAAACTACAATATCCATACTGAAGAATATTGCTAATTTGAGATGTCGGATATATGGCAGGCTAAGAAATGAAGTTAGACTGGAGGCTGCTTGGTTGTATCGAATTTCCGATTTCATGTTGATTTTAGGGTATGGGCTGATGTTGTACTTTCTGACTAGCCCGTGATGCAGTTAACATGCAGGATGTGGAAACTAATCTACATATAGATATCCTTTAACTTAGTTGGAACCGATTGTTCTTTGAAACCCAAGTTGTGCCACTAACCCGGTATGACCTTCCTATGTTTGTATCATACTTCATTTTTGGAATGAAGTTATCGAAGATGATTAGTTGAGCTGAATGTTTAAATGCTTTAGCGTTGTTAGGTTTTGGTACTTTGTATCTTTCGGATGAATGTATTACCATTTTATCATTTATAATAATCTGCATCGC
This window of the Gossypium arboreum isolate Shixiya-1 chromosome 12, ASM2569848v2, whole genome shotgun sequence genome carries:
- the LOC108477087 gene encoding kinetochore protein SPC25 homolog, whose product is MERETEQSPKTKMESLRTICDREFSIQQQKIDSFTASFPSSLNSIKSLALDTAQNHAKLAKMKANLREAEDELVKVLAAKTRKEAKQMATRDSISAVKARVEELKRTVQVQRSRREEYGAIISRQSLALSKTEEDAEHEIEENGGIQEAISWYNRVLGFQIEGGHGVKFTFNDINIKNPKEEYSFTIRHANDAYSLLDCNPNLNGIKDLINELNRTNDLFGFVRTIREKFQEAAALGLQPQSTTFHQDCSTISLSGPALSVSSNRSESSAKKNEHHIPLQDANRQFKKFSHGSKSPAKVNENQHIDGELNRNPKEVVKSDILSPGRWSTRLKEVAKSDILSPVVHRSPRLKKVAKPDLLSPVVRQSPRLKAKK